One part of the Polyangiaceae bacterium genome encodes these proteins:
- a CDS encoding thioredoxin domain-containing protein, translating into MRSKVLRLGFVTTMMSAVACAGSPSPSPNLQGAEESAASPTDKNLVVATGGPGAANDEGAPVAAQKAGAPRGARAAGGDGVAGEIVMGGAHDDALAPPPPPVVPAQLGPWTGGDEVDAGFGAQSPIPVTAADPSWGSPKALVTIVVFSDLECPFCARALGTLDELKRIYGKDQLRVVWKNYPLAFHKNARPAAEAAMAVHALRGSAWFWAYHDALFSHRLDSHVIDGSLPRGLSRQDIDAVIAKGAVTKKIEDDIALANLIGVRGTPAFFINGVLLSGAQPVEKFRAIIDEQVAAARKTLAAGTSPARVYAVLSAQNYQKPADRPGASPSRPAEDTTTVWKVPIDGSPVRGKTTAPVTMVMFSDFQCPFCVRASGTVDALAREYGDKLRIVYKSNPLAFHTRAEAAAHLALEARTQKGDAAFWKAHDMLYAANGKLEDADLEAIATTLGLDVKKVMDAVRSRKHVALIERDQNLAEDIEATGTPQFFINGRRIVGAQQPEKFKEIIDDEIKHAEGLIKKGTSAAKVYDAIIKGGKVIVYEKVTIPAPSRDQPTRGPANAKVTVQIFSDFECPFCKRAAETMVDLEAAFPGKIRFVWRNMPLPFHSNAMPAALAAMEAWKQKGAEGFWQMHDAFFKDQSQLDRAGIEKTAASLGLDVQKVGAAIDGQTYKDLIATDKKIAEAAKISGTPAFVINGYYISGAQPLSKFKKVVSRALSEAK; encoded by the coding sequence ATGCGTTCGAAAGTTCTTCGTCTCGGGTTTGTCACGACAATGATGAGCGCGGTTGCTTGCGCCGGATCTCCGTCCCCGTCGCCCAACCTGCAAGGCGCGGAAGAAAGCGCCGCAAGCCCGACGGACAAGAACTTGGTCGTTGCAACGGGCGGCCCTGGCGCTGCGAATGACGAGGGCGCACCCGTTGCTGCACAAAAGGCCGGTGCGCCGCGCGGAGCTCGAGCGGCAGGAGGCGACGGGGTTGCCGGTGAGATCGTGATGGGCGGCGCTCACGACGATGCGCTCGCCCCGCCTCCTCCTCCTGTCGTTCCTGCCCAGCTTGGCCCATGGACCGGCGGCGACGAAGTCGATGCAGGCTTTGGCGCGCAGAGTCCCATTCCGGTGACCGCGGCCGATCCCAGTTGGGGAAGCCCGAAAGCGCTCGTCACGATTGTCGTGTTTTCCGATCTCGAATGCCCCTTTTGTGCGCGCGCGCTCGGCACGCTCGACGAGCTGAAGCGAATTTACGGTAAAGATCAGCTAAGGGTTGTTTGGAAAAACTATCCCCTTGCATTTCACAAGAATGCTCGTCCGGCTGCCGAAGCGGCCATGGCCGTGCACGCGCTTCGCGGATCGGCGTGGTTTTGGGCATATCACGACGCGCTTTTTTCACATCGCCTCGATTCACACGTGATTGATGGATCGCTTCCGAGAGGGCTTTCGCGTCAAGACATCGACGCCGTCATTGCCAAAGGAGCGGTGACGAAAAAGATCGAGGACGACATTGCTTTGGCGAATCTCATCGGCGTTCGTGGAACACCGGCATTTTTCATCAATGGGGTGCTCCTGAGCGGCGCGCAGCCCGTGGAGAAATTTCGAGCGATCATCGACGAACAAGTGGCGGCAGCGAGAAAGACGTTGGCGGCTGGTACGTCGCCGGCGCGTGTATACGCGGTCCTTTCTGCTCAAAATTACCAAAAGCCTGCGGACAGACCGGGAGCTTCGCCATCGCGTCCTGCCGAGGACACGACGACGGTTTGGAAAGTGCCCATTGATGGTTCACCCGTGCGTGGGAAAACCACGGCCCCCGTCACGATGGTCATGTTTTCGGATTTCCAGTGCCCATTTTGCGTTCGCGCTTCGGGGACGGTCGACGCCTTGGCGCGTGAATATGGGGACAAACTCCGTATCGTTTACAAAAGCAATCCGCTTGCATTCCACACGCGAGCCGAAGCGGCGGCGCATTTGGCGCTCGAAGCCCGCACGCAGAAAGGCGACGCGGCCTTCTGGAAAGCGCACGACATGCTTTATGCTGCCAATGGCAAGCTCGAAGATGCGGACTTGGAAGCCATTGCCACGACCCTCGGGCTCGACGTGAAAAAGGTCATGGATGCCGTGAGAAGCCGCAAGCATGTGGCCCTCATCGAGCGAGATCAAAACTTGGCCGAAGACATCGAGGCAACGGGCACACCGCAGTTTTTCATCAATGGTCGGCGCATCGTCGGAGCGCAGCAGCCGGAGAAATTCAAGGAAATCATCGACGACGAAATCAAACACGCCGAAGGACTCATCAAAAAAGGCACTTCAGCGGCCAAGGTCTACGATGCGATCATCAAGGGCGGCAAAGTCATCGTGTATGAAAAGGTGACCATTCCCGCGCCGTCGAGGGATCAACCGACCCGCGGGCCGGCCAATGCCAAAGTCACCGTGCAGATTTTTTCGGATTTCGAATGCCCGTTCTGCAAACGCGCGGCGGAAACCATGGTCGACCTGGAAGCCGCTTTCCCCGGCAAAATTCGGTTCGTTTGGCGCAACATGCCCTTGCCGTTCCACTCGAATGCGATGCCCGCGGCGCTCGCGGCCATGGAAGCATGGAAGCAAAAGGGCGCCGAAGGTTTCTGGCAGATGCACGATGCGTTTTTCAAGGATCAGTCGCAGCTCGATCGGGCGGGGATTGAAAAAACGGCTGCGTCGCTGGGTCTCGACGTGCAAAAGGTTGGTGCCGCAATCGATGGTCAGACGTACAAGGATCTGATTGCTACTGACAAAAAGATTGCCGAAGCCGCGAAGATCTCGGGAACGCCCGCATTTGTCATCAACGGGTATTACATCTCGGGCGCGCAGCCGCTCTCGAAGTTCAAGAAGGTCGTCAGCCGCGCACTTTCCGAAGCGAAATGA
- a CDS encoding DUF4920 domain-containing protein, which translates to MGTKCVWIRDKCRLLRHTSPAMQTFRKIFVLASFTLALAACAKSEAPAPEATPPAVAPAPTTLEPKAATAEAIKPLQQKKYGQPVTEAKATTLTDLVKEPTKFADQTVRTEGVVSAVCKSMGCWMEIADSSGQAHIKMAGHSFFVPRDAHGHRAVVQGKVLSPSADKGMCGADDGCGQGSSAKLAKVEIEATGIEFVD; encoded by the coding sequence ATGGGGACCAAGTGCGTGTGGATTCGTGACAAGTGCCGGCTTTTGCGGCACACTTCGCCCGCCATGCAAACGTTCCGAAAAATCTTCGTTCTCGCCTCGTTCACTCTTGCCTTGGCAGCGTGCGCCAAGTCCGAAGCACCGGCGCCCGAAGCTACGCCGCCAGCGGTCGCGCCCGCACCGACCACGCTGGAGCCGAAAGCCGCGACGGCAGAAGCCATCAAGCCTTTGCAGCAGAAAAAGTATGGCCAACCGGTGACGGAGGCCAAAGCCACGACGTTGACCGATCTGGTCAAGGAGCCGACGAAGTTTGCGGATCAAACCGTGCGCACCGAAGGTGTCGTATCGGCTGTGTGCAAGTCGATGGGTTGCTGGATGGAGATTGCCGATTCGTCGGGACAAGCGCACATCAAGATGGCCGGACACAGCTTCTTCGTGCCCCGTGATGCGCACGGACATCGCGCCGTCGTGCAAGGCAAAGTTCTGTCGCCGTCCGCAGACAAGGGCATGTGCGGTGCCGATGATGGTTGCGGTCAGGGATCGAGCGCCAAGCTGGCGAAGGTCGAAATCGAAGCGACGGGTATCGAGTTCGTCGATTGA
- a CDS encoding deoxynucleoside kinase — MSRLQHGPKATRPRIIAVAGNMGAGKSSLVKWLEQQFGMVPFFEPNEDNPYLSDFYADMPRWAMSSQLFFLVRRFRIHRDVLIRASQDSRPIVQDRTLYEDAEIFAAHLHQAGYIDDRDWTMYQDLYRTLREEIRPPDLMIYLRCPLKTLVRRIRERGREFERKVPRTYLAALDKLYEQWHARYDLSPTLVIETDRLDYVERLFDRLEVADAIRRHIGHSEA; from the coding sequence ATGTCTCGGTTGCAACACGGTCCGAAGGCGACGCGTCCACGCATCATTGCCGTTGCGGGAAATATGGGCGCCGGTAAATCGAGCCTCGTCAAGTGGCTCGAACAGCAATTCGGAATGGTTCCGTTCTTCGAGCCGAACGAAGACAACCCGTATTTGTCGGACTTTTACGCCGACATGCCTCGGTGGGCCATGAGCTCGCAGCTCTTTTTCCTCGTCCGCCGATTTCGTATTCATCGCGACGTGCTCATCCGGGCGTCTCAGGATTCGCGGCCCATCGTGCAAGATCGGACGCTGTATGAAGACGCGGAGATCTTCGCCGCGCATTTGCATCAAGCCGGGTACATCGACGATCGCGATTGGACCATGTACCAAGACCTTTATCGCACTCTCCGTGAAGAAATTCGGCCCCCGGATCTCATGATTTATTTGCGCTGCCCGCTGAAAACCCTCGTTCGCAGAATCCGCGAGCGAGGTCGTGAATTCGAACGCAAAGTACCTCGCACCTACCTCGCAGCCCTCGACAAACTCTACGAGCAATGGCACGCCCGGTACGACTTGTCCCCGACGCTCGTCATCGAAACGGATCGACTCGATTACGTCGAGCGATTATTCGATCGGCTGGAAGTTGCCGACGCCATTCGCCGCCACATTGGTCATTCGGAAGCGTGA
- a CDS encoding response regulator, protein MVDSDAARRGRVLLIDDEAFIVAALRRLLRTEHDVMAVMSVPDALSLVEAGHCFDVILCDVRMPGMSGIDFYEKLRTLAPEMTSRIVFCTGATFASDTRRFFERISNELLEKPFDPGAVRSLVRRFVVESATCSSL, encoded by the coding sequence GTGGTTGATTCGGATGCAGCACGACGCGGGCGAGTTCTGCTCATCGATGACGAAGCGTTCATCGTGGCGGCACTGAGGCGCCTTCTCAGGACCGAGCATGACGTCATGGCTGTCATGAGCGTGCCCGATGCGCTCTCGCTCGTCGAAGCTGGCCATTGTTTCGACGTGATTCTGTGCGATGTGCGAATGCCCGGCATGAGCGGGATCGACTTTTACGAGAAGCTCCGCACGCTTGCTCCCGAGATGACGAGTCGCATCGTTTTCTGCACGGGCGCAACGTTCGCCAGCGATACGCGACGATTTTTTGAACGCATATCGAACGAGCTCTTGGAAAAACCGTTCGATCCAGGCGCAGTACGCTCGCTCGTTCGGCGCTTCGTCGTCGAGTCGGCGACGTGTTCGTCGCTTTAG
- the nadA gene encoding quinolinate synthase NadA translates to MTDMERTHIDPNLDLEAEIRRLKRERNAVLLAHYYQEGDIQDLADFLGDSLQLAQQAKKTTADVILFAGVHFMAETAKILNPDRVVVVPDLEAGCSLADGCPADRFRAWRAKYPDAVAITYINCSADVKAESDYICTSSNAEKIVRAVPADKEILFAPDKNLGRWLIQKTGRQMRLWQGSCVVHETFSLRKIVGLRERHPEAKLIAHPECEEPILKMADFIGSTTALLKYTTTDDASSYIVATESGIIHQMRKASPHKTFIEGPPEKNCACNECPFMRLNTLEKVYLALRDLTPRIEMSQTLRERARVPIDRMLALS, encoded by the coding sequence ATGACGGACATGGAGCGCACGCACATCGACCCGAATCTCGACCTCGAAGCGGAGATTCGGAGGCTCAAGCGAGAGCGGAACGCTGTTTTGCTCGCGCACTACTACCAAGAGGGCGACATCCAGGATCTTGCGGATTTCCTTGGAGATTCGTTGCAGCTCGCGCAGCAGGCGAAGAAGACGACGGCCGACGTCATCTTGTTTGCGGGTGTTCACTTCATGGCCGAAACGGCGAAGATTCTGAATCCCGATCGCGTCGTGGTCGTGCCCGATCTCGAAGCCGGATGCTCGCTGGCCGATGGTTGTCCTGCCGATCGTTTTCGCGCGTGGCGCGCCAAATACCCCGATGCCGTGGCCATCACGTACATCAACTGCAGCGCCGACGTGAAAGCCGAAAGCGACTACATTTGCACTTCGTCGAACGCCGAGAAGATTGTCCGGGCCGTACCCGCGGACAAAGAAATTTTATTTGCGCCCGACAAGAACCTCGGCCGATGGCTCATCCAAAAGACCGGGCGACAGATGCGTCTGTGGCAAGGTAGCTGCGTCGTGCACGAAACGTTCAGCTTGCGCAAGATCGTCGGTCTGCGGGAGCGACATCCGGAGGCCAAACTCATCGCGCATCCCGAGTGCGAAGAGCCGATTTTGAAGATGGCCGACTTCATTGGCTCGACGACGGCGCTTTTGAAATACACGACGACCGATGATGCAAGCTCGTACATCGTGGCGACCGAGAGCGGCATCATTCATCAGATGCGCAAAGCATCCCCGCACAAGACGTTCATCGAAGGGCCGCCCGAGAAAAACTGCGCATGCAACGAGTGCCCGTTCATGCGGCTCAACACGCTCGAGAAGGTATATCTCGCGCTGCGCGATCTGACGCCGCGGATCGAGATGTCGCAGACGCTGCGCGAGCGCGCGCGTGTGCCGATCGATCGGATGCTCGCGCTATCCTAA
- a CDS encoding TonB-dependent receptor — MAAGRWTREKRLLKAAMLAIAFRSSAANAQPAPPEEPAASPPVETPAPPPPPPEPIEVTVEGDKAPAGSVALKRRDIREMPGVLGDPYRAIELQPGVTPTASGLPYFYIRGAPPGNIGYYYDGIRVPLLFHAGAGPSVIPAPLVSRVNLHMGPYPADIGRLAGAAVDAEPAPLPTQWRGEGMFRFVDIGGVVQGPVSEDATVLVGGHYSAGAHLISALVKNVDFGYADYQARFTHRIGSRGKFSALAFGAWDKLAATTGETDERDTLLNADFHRLDLRYDHDFDSGGKLRAAVTLGLDRSRDVGVERATNYKIGARLRFAKPMGHGKALLRAGIDVMVDRYDMVHHEPCPAGDASCLDKPLALSQLDEAFRALFPSRWDFVAGAWTDALIVLNESSTITPGLRIDHYRSMGNDATAIDPKIVGRFGVGDRVKLVPTIGLASQLPGFAPLPALQIAGITGGLQRSFQSSFGAEVKLFPVPIELGASVFRQVTFNMTDPIGTDRGTTLGPERFLSRSTGDAYGLELNARGALRKDMLFIASYTLSRSTRTSSNGVTIPSAVDRTHVAHVAILYEFTKHWRGGVRHVFYSGFPAEEAGTGRPPNSDPQRTRPFYRLDVRVSRRWTVGKTGFIGLIFDIQNATLSKEVFDVTCKEGICQPRTLGPITVPGLALEGGF, encoded by the coding sequence ATGGCGGCCGGACGATGGACGCGCGAGAAACGGCTCCTGAAAGCCGCAATGCTGGCGATCGCATTTCGGTCATCCGCGGCGAATGCTCAACCTGCGCCGCCCGAAGAGCCCGCAGCGTCTCCTCCAGTCGAAACGCCGGCGCCACCACCGCCGCCCCCCGAGCCCATCGAAGTGACCGTCGAGGGCGACAAGGCCCCTGCTGGATCGGTAGCGCTGAAGCGGCGTGACATTCGCGAAATGCCCGGGGTGCTCGGAGATCCTTATCGAGCGATCGAATTGCAGCCTGGCGTCACGCCCACGGCGAGCGGTTTGCCCTATTTTTACATTCGCGGAGCGCCTCCGGGAAACATTGGATATTATTACGACGGCATTCGCGTTCCGCTTCTATTTCATGCGGGTGCGGGACCGAGCGTCATTCCAGCGCCGCTCGTTTCTCGCGTGAATTTGCACATGGGGCCATATCCGGCCGATATCGGGCGCCTCGCAGGAGCAGCCGTCGACGCCGAACCTGCGCCATTACCAACACAATGGCGAGGCGAAGGGATGTTTCGATTCGTGGACATCGGCGGCGTCGTTCAAGGTCCCGTGTCGGAAGATGCGACGGTGCTCGTGGGAGGCCATTATTCGGCCGGAGCGCACCTCATTTCGGCGCTCGTGAAAAACGTCGATTTTGGATACGCTGATTATCAAGCTCGATTTACGCATCGAATTGGATCACGCGGAAAATTTTCGGCGCTTGCATTTGGAGCGTGGGACAAACTCGCCGCAACGACAGGAGAAACTGACGAACGCGACACGCTCCTCAATGCGGATTTTCACAGGCTCGACCTGCGTTACGATCACGATTTCGATTCCGGGGGCAAACTGCGAGCTGCCGTGACCCTGGGCCTCGACCGCTCACGCGATGTGGGCGTCGAGCGCGCGACGAACTACAAAATTGGCGCTCGCCTGCGATTTGCAAAGCCCATGGGTCACGGCAAGGCCCTCCTGCGCGCGGGCATTGACGTCATGGTGGATCGTTACGACATGGTGCATCACGAGCCGTGTCCAGCCGGGGATGCATCTTGCTTGGACAAACCGCTGGCGCTCTCGCAGCTCGATGAAGCATTTCGTGCTCTTTTTCCGAGCCGCTGGGATTTTGTTGCTGGCGCCTGGACCGATGCTTTGATCGTGCTGAATGAAAGCTCGACGATCACGCCCGGATTGCGCATCGATCATTATCGATCGATGGGCAACGATGCGACCGCGATCGACCCGAAAATCGTAGGCCGTTTTGGCGTGGGTGACCGAGTAAAACTCGTGCCGACCATTGGCCTGGCGTCGCAATTGCCTGGGTTTGCCCCGTTGCCGGCGCTGCAAATTGCAGGTATTACGGGGGGATTGCAAAGAAGCTTTCAATCGAGCTTCGGGGCCGAAGTCAAGTTGTTTCCCGTTCCCATCGAGCTGGGTGCGAGCGTATTTCGCCAAGTCACGTTCAACATGACCGATCCGATTGGGACCGATCGCGGCACGACCCTCGGGCCCGAACGCTTTTTGTCGCGCAGCACGGGTGATGCGTATGGTCTCGAATTGAACGCTCGCGGTGCATTACGCAAAGACATGCTCTTCATTGCATCGTACACGCTTTCGCGTTCGACGCGCACGTCTTCGAATGGCGTGACGATACCCTCCGCGGTGGATCGCACGCACGTGGCGCACGTGGCGATATTGTATGAATTCACCAAGCATTGGCGTGGAGGCGTCAGGCATGTATTTTATAGCGGATTTCCTGCCGAAGAAGCAGGCACGGGCCGTCCTCCGAATTCGGATCCGCAGCGCACGCGCCCGTTTTACAGGCTCGACGTGCGTGTTTCACGGCGCTGGACGGTGGGAAAGACCGGCTTCATTGGGCTGATATTCGACATTCAGAACGCGACGCTCAGCAAAGAAGTCTTCGACGTGACGTGCAAAGAAGGTATTTGTCAGCCGCGGACGCTTGGGCCGATCACGGTTCCGGGGTTGGCGCTGGAGGGGGGATTTTAA
- a CDS encoding fatty acyl-AMP ligase, with translation MSGHVSRTVARAIEDAAAVSKTGYRFLGESRQDERFYSYADVERESGRFAGAMQALGLRKGDRIALILPDNADFVFAFLGAVRAGIVPVPIYPPTGLGKLAGYLDNTLHIVAKSGARILLTNKEVKLLLGTIQAKAPELEQVVAVEDVRVSHERLRPVDVSLDDVCFLQFTSGSTARPKGVTLTHANLAANVRSIMQLGLAVTDTVDSGVSWLPLYHDMGLIGFVIAPIYHKNAVTFLPPLLFLKRPARWLEAVSQYRGTISFGPNFAYALCVKRIKDAEMKGLDLSSWRVAGCGAEPIRAENLRAFAQKFAPVGFDEKAFASCYGLAEATLAVSFSIGQGVVTDVVDGERLWSEGRAEPAKEDSARASAVVQCGPAFEGHEVCVFAPDDAESVKPLGEREIGEIRIRGASVMQGYHGDPEATRHAFAGGYLRTGDLGYLADGKIYVCGRSKEVIIVNGRNYYPQDIEWEASQVDGIRKGNVIAFGTMTGPGDRERVVVAFETGVTDEKEQQKLVAKAREAIQQAVGLTVDDIVPLAPGVLPKTSSGKLQRGKTRELYESGELTRRTSAREVDKLDLAKEFAKSQLGYFRHRLFGKTDD, from the coding sequence ATGAGCGGGCACGTGTCGCGCACCGTCGCACGCGCAATCGAGGATGCGGCGGCCGTAAGCAAAACGGGTTATCGATTCCTCGGGGAATCGCGGCAAGACGAGCGGTTTTATTCGTACGCGGACGTCGAGCGGGAGAGTGGGCGTTTTGCGGGAGCCATGCAGGCGCTCGGGCTGCGCAAAGGTGACCGGATTGCGCTGATCCTTCCTGACAATGCCGATTTCGTCTTTGCGTTTCTCGGTGCCGTGCGAGCAGGCATCGTGCCCGTGCCGATTTATCCGCCGACGGGGCTCGGAAAACTCGCGGGATATCTCGACAATACGCTGCACATCGTGGCGAAAAGCGGCGCGCGAATCCTGCTGACGAACAAAGAAGTGAAATTGCTGCTCGGGACGATTCAAGCCAAAGCCCCAGAGCTCGAGCAAGTCGTCGCAGTCGAAGACGTCCGCGTTTCCCATGAACGATTACGCCCGGTCGACGTCAGTCTGGATGACGTGTGCTTTTTGCAATTCACGAGCGGTTCGACGGCGCGTCCGAAGGGCGTGACGTTGACGCACGCGAATCTTGCGGCAAACGTGCGTTCGATCATGCAGCTCGGGCTCGCCGTGACGGATACGGTCGATTCAGGCGTTTCCTGGCTGCCGCTTTATCACGACATGGGCCTCATCGGGTTCGTCATTGCGCCCATTTACCACAAGAATGCGGTGACGTTTTTGCCTCCGCTCCTCTTTTTGAAGCGTCCGGCGAGGTGGCTCGAGGCGGTATCCCAATATCGAGGAACCATATCATTCGGGCCGAACTTTGCCTACGCCTTGTGCGTCAAACGCATCAAGGACGCGGAAATGAAAGGGCTCGACTTGTCTTCATGGCGCGTCGCAGGGTGCGGAGCGGAACCCATTCGAGCTGAAAACTTGCGGGCATTCGCGCAAAAATTTGCTCCCGTGGGGTTCGACGAAAAAGCGTTCGCGAGCTGTTATGGTTTGGCCGAAGCGACCTTGGCGGTATCGTTCAGCATTGGCCAAGGCGTCGTGACCGATGTCGTGGACGGTGAAAGGTTATGGTCCGAAGGGCGCGCAGAACCTGCCAAAGAGGACAGCGCTCGCGCATCGGCCGTGGTGCAATGCGGTCCGGCATTCGAGGGGCACGAGGTGTGTGTCTTCGCGCCCGATGATGCGGAGAGCGTAAAACCGCTCGGAGAACGCGAAATTGGAGAGATCCGCATTCGCGGGGCGAGCGTGATGCAAGGGTATCATGGCGATCCCGAGGCGACTCGACATGCATTCGCCGGGGGCTATTTGCGTACGGGTGACCTTGGGTATCTCGCGGACGGGAAAATCTACGTTTGCGGGCGATCCAAAGAAGTCATCATCGTCAATGGCCGCAACTACTATCCGCAAGACATCGAATGGGAAGCGAGTCAAGTGGATGGCATTCGCAAAGGTAACGTCATTGCGTTCGGTACGATGACGGGTCCCGGCGATCGAGAACGCGTGGTCGTGGCATTCGAAACGGGCGTGACGGACGAAAAAGAACAGCAAAAGCTCGTCGCGAAAGCACGCGAAGCGATTCAACAAGCGGTGGGTTTGACCGTGGACGACATCGTGCCGCTTGCGCCGGGCGTTTTGCCAAAAACGTCGAGCGGCAAGTTGCAACGCGGAAAAACGCGCGAATTGTACGAATCGGGCGAGCTCACCCGGCGAACGAGCGCGCGTGAAGTGGACAAACTGGACCTAGCCAAGGAATTTGCGAAGAGCCAGCTTGGCTATTTTCGGCATCGGTTGTTTGGAAAAACGGACGATTGA
- a CDS encoding acyl carrier protein — MTWNRKNVESKVIEVFTKHRQSQVDVELSTRIVADLGIDSLGVMEVLAEVEDTYGLLIPDEALKQIETVGDVITAIVERLGQDGRLSE; from the coding sequence ATGACTTGGAATCGTAAAAACGTCGAAAGCAAGGTCATCGAAGTCTTTACAAAACACCGACAGTCGCAGGTCGATGTCGAATTGTCGACGCGAATCGTCGCCGACCTCGGCATCGATTCGCTCGGCGTGATGGAAGTTCTCGCCGAGGTCGAGGACACGTATGGCCTCTTGATCCCCGACGAGGCGCTCAAGCAAATCGAAACCGTGGGTGATGTCATAACGGCCATCGTGGAGCGTCTTGGACAAGACGGAAGGCTGAGCGAATGA
- a CDS encoding ABC transporter substrate-binding protein, translating to MKIIKFQDDRQRRYVFPNPPARVVSLVPSDTYSVIRLGAKDKLVGRTRFCIAPEADVSDIEIVGGTKDVDVDRVISLEPDLVIANQEENTRSQIEKLDAAGISVLVSFPKRFAEGISHLARLAIALGISEEPSARALVATAYRAHREAEQHRQDHAPVRAFVPIWMDPLMTVHESTFISDTLDLVGGQNIFADRPRRYPLAADLGKAAPLPPERVGDRDTRYPRVTLDEVVARQPDVVILPDEPHAFTESDADTFRALDIPAAKNGRIVFCDGKDLMWYGARSIEGIERLRRLVLGDGPKT from the coding sequence ATGAAAATCATCAAGTTTCAAGACGATAGGCAACGTCGGTACGTTTTTCCAAACCCTCCGGCACGAGTGGTCTCGCTCGTCCCGAGCGACACGTATTCCGTCATTCGTTTGGGTGCCAAAGACAAACTCGTCGGGCGCACGCGATTTTGCATCGCTCCCGAAGCGGACGTGAGCGACATCGAAATCGTCGGGGGCACGAAAGACGTCGACGTCGACCGCGTCATATCGCTCGAGCCGGATCTGGTGATCGCGAATCAGGAAGAAAATACGCGCTCGCAAATCGAAAAGCTCGATGCAGCGGGCATCTCCGTGCTGGTTTCGTTCCCCAAACGGTTTGCCGAAGGCATTTCTCATTTGGCTCGGCTCGCCATTGCGCTGGGCATTTCCGAAGAGCCCTCGGCGCGTGCGCTCGTCGCTACCGCGTATCGTGCGCATCGCGAAGCTGAACAGCACCGGCAAGATCACGCGCCCGTGCGCGCTTTCGTGCCCATTTGGATGGACCCGCTCATGACGGTGCATGAATCCACGTTCATCTCGGACACGCTCGATCTCGTTGGAGGTCAAAACATTTTCGCCGACCGGCCGCGACGTTATCCGCTTGCCGCGGACCTTGGAAAGGCCGCGCCGCTTCCGCCCGAACGCGTGGGCGATCGCGACACGCGTTACCCGCGCGTGACGCTGGACGAAGTCGTCGCGCGTCAGCCCGATGTGGTGATCCTGCCCGATGAACCTCACGCATTCACCGAGTCCGATGCGGACACGTTCCGAGCGCTCGATATTCCGGCTGCCAAAAACGGGCGCATTGTTTTCTGTGACGGCAAGGATCTCATGTGGTACGGCGCGCGCAGCATCGAAGGCATCGAACGGCTTCGGCGCCTCGTGCTCGGTGACGGTCCAAAAACCTGA
- a CDS encoding thiamine phosphate synthase — protein sequence MRSARLPAPLLLITDRSQARRPLTHVIQSALEGGCRWVSLREKDMSPSERLSLVNELLPIVRQRGGTLLVHGDIHAAIHSDGVHLPAGANVAEARTHLGESAIIGLSCHTLEDVAASTGADYVTLGPFARTASKPGLTAVLKPEVLREAALLGVPVFALGGVDETNVGMLKRAGASGFAVMGGVMRSEDPGNYVKRLMEAWDAA from the coding sequence ATGCGTTCGGCTCGGCTTCCCGCACCGCTGCTATTGATTACGGACCGCTCACAAGCGCGCCGGCCGCTTACCCACGTGATTCAATCGGCGCTCGAGGGCGGGTGCCGTTGGGTGAGCTTGCGGGAAAAGGACATGTCGCCAAGCGAGCGATTGTCGCTCGTGAATGAGCTATTGCCCATCGTGCGTCAGCGCGGCGGCACGCTGCTCGTTCACGGCGATATACATGCAGCCATTCATTCGGACGGCGTGCATTTGCCCGCGGGTGCAAATGTCGCAGAGGCGCGCACGCACCTGGGAGAATCGGCAATCATTGGATTGTCCTGCCACACCCTCGAGGATGTCGCGGCATCGACCGGCGCTGATTATGTGACGCTCGGTCCGTTTGCCAGAACCGCGAGCAAACCGGGCCTCACGGCCGTGCTGAAGCCGGAGGTCCTACGAGAAGCGGCGCTGCTTGGGGTGCCTGTGTTTGCGCTGGGTGGCGTGGACGAGACAAACGTGGGTATGCTGAAGCGAGCGGGGGCGTCGGGATTTGCGGTGATGGGAGGCGTCATGCGAAGCGAGGATCCGGGGAACTACGTGAAACGGCTGATGGAGGCTTGGGATGCGGCATGA